One part of the bacterium genome encodes these proteins:
- a CDS encoding methyltransferase domain-containing protein, translating into MACAGEFFPDEMTKEMLEALGRSFQRSRMLLSAVDLDLFRAVGTEGRTAVQIAEALHIDPRATDRLMNGLVVLGILEKEGGHFRNTPVAARYLDSSSPDFMVMLRHLSAMWDRWGTLTQAVRAGRSVVHKPIEQRDPKNTEAFIDAMHYRGKADAKDVAANIGCENVSHVLDVGGGSGVYSMEIVRGRSDAKATVLDLSRVTEMTRKYAALEGLSDQMHTIEGDYLETDFRHGYDLMLMSAILHINSPDQNRLLLRKAFEALVPGGRVVVMEFLLEEDRIHPPHGAIFALNMLTGTECGDAYTEAEIRHWMEGAGLTNIERKESIGRASMLIGHKN; encoded by the coding sequence ATGGCCTGCGCCGGCGAGTTTTTCCCCGACGAAATGACGAAGGAGATGCTCGAAGCCCTGGGGCGATCGTTCCAGAGAAGTCGAATGCTCCTGTCCGCCGTGGACCTCGACCTGTTCCGCGCCGTCGGGACGGAGGGCCGCACGGCCGTGCAGATCGCCGAAGCGCTGCACATCGATCCGCGCGCCACGGACAGGCTGATGAACGGCCTCGTCGTTCTCGGTATTCTGGAGAAGGAAGGCGGGCACTTTCGTAACACGCCGGTGGCGGCGCGCTATCTGGACAGTTCCTCTCCGGACTTCATGGTGATGCTTCGCCACCTCTCCGCCATGTGGGATCGATGGGGAACATTGACGCAGGCCGTTCGAGCGGGGCGCAGCGTCGTGCACAAGCCAATCGAGCAGCGCGACCCCAAGAACACCGAAGCGTTCATCGACGCCATGCACTATCGCGGCAAAGCCGACGCCAAGGACGTTGCGGCGAACATCGGATGCGAGAATGTGTCCCACGTGCTCGATGTCGGTGGAGGCAGCGGTGTGTACTCGATGGAGATCGTTCGTGGACGAAGCGATGCCAAAGCTACCGTGCTCGACCTGTCGCGCGTGACCGAGATGACGCGCAAGTACGCAGCGCTCGAAGGCCTGTCCGACCAGATGCACACGATCGAAGGCGATTACCTCGAGACCGACTTCCGCCACGGATACGACCTGATGCTGATGTCGGCGATTCTCCACATCAACTCGCCGGATCAGAATCGCCTGCTGTTGAGGAAAGCCTTCGAGGCTCTGGTGCCCGGCGGCCGCGTCGTGGTGATGGAATTTCTGTTGGAAGAAGATCGCATCCATCCGCCGCACGGGGCGATTTTCGCACTGAACATGCTGACGGGGACGGAGTGCGGCGATGCGTATACCGAAGCCGAAATCCGTCACTGGATGGAAGGCGCAGGTCTCACGAACATTGAACGGAAAGAATCCATCGGCCGCGCGTCGATGTTGATCGGCCACAAAAACTGA
- the rph gene encoding ribonuclease PH — protein MENENTTPRIDGRMPADLREIKITPNYLRFAEGSVLMEWGNNKIICAATVAPNVPPWMIGKGEGWVTAEYSMLPRSGKQRNVRDVYRNYPNARAIEIQRLIGRALRAVCDMSAFGERMITIDCDVVESDGGTRTASITGGFVALALAIENLRKAGQIGKKPIIKDYLAAVSVGIVEGRAVSDLNYMEDSQAETDMNVVMTGCGDYVEIQGTAEENPFSATQLQDLLGLAKDSTQKLIAMQKEIVTIEVE, from the coding sequence ATGGAGAACGAAAACACGACGCCGCGCATCGATGGCCGCATGCCCGCGGACTTGCGAGAGATCAAGATTACGCCGAACTACCTGCGATTCGCAGAGGGCTCGGTTCTGATGGAATGGGGAAACAACAAGATCATCTGTGCAGCCACCGTGGCGCCGAACGTCCCGCCCTGGATGATTGGCAAAGGCGAAGGTTGGGTCACCGCCGAGTACTCGATGCTGCCGCGCTCCGGCAAGCAGCGCAACGTGCGCGACGTCTACCGCAACTACCCGAACGCGCGTGCGATTGAAATCCAGCGCCTGATCGGCCGAGCCCTGCGAGCGGTGTGCGACATGTCGGCCTTTGGCGAGCGCATGATCACGATCGACTGCGACGTTGTCGAGTCAGACGGCGGCACGCGCACCGCCTCGATTACCGGTGGATTCGTCGCGCTTGCACTTGCGATCGAAAACCTGCGCAAAGCCGGCCAGATCGGAAAGAAACCGATCATCAAAGATTACCTGGCCGCCGTCAGCGTCGGCATCGTCGAAGGTCGCGCCGTCTCCGACTTGAACTACATGGAAGACTCGCAAGCCGAGACCGACATGAACGTCGTCATGACCGGCTGCGGCGACTACGTCGAAATCCAAGGCACCGCCGAAGAAAACCCCTTCAGCGCCACCCAACTCCAGGACCTCCTCGGCCTGGCAAAGGACAGCACCCAGAAACTCATCGCGATGCAAAAGGAAATTGTGACGATTGAAGTGGAGTAG
- a CDS encoding AIPR family protein, whose protein sequence is MFETDLFSNVTFQMVDRERIKVYYRELKNKSVKTVELDQYCDIPTVTKVRESLLGVVSAKEFVKLISDGDGNLSRGIFFENVRDFQGMNQVNQEIYDTIRDECRSDRFCLLNNGVTIVARDLLKTGKVFRLTDFQIVNGCQTSNILYSARNLVSDAVHLPVRIIVTDDIDVISEIVYANNRQTTVLQEAFHSLTPFHKDLEEYYRACRGEDKRPLLYYERRSKQYSGQDVRPVDVITPSAQIKSFIAVFLEEPHSCDEYYGQSLSKFQGAMFVDGHSFAPYHTSALIWNLVEKKYRGGGLRGIQKRFRPHLALLIRRALGGEDLPNMLSAKKMEAYCASLRRELLHPESFEPALRSAIQSVKNAIDSEASGFRSLHQKKAFTRALCGSAQERGPNSTKSEDDSHLNEEKEYFEDPYLLSGKVERYNPKRGFGFIRSEGNNKLYFHISSVNDKPRSGEPLPGQRVYFYEEFSTPLNVARKVSRSP, encoded by the coding sequence TTGTTTGAGACGGACCTTTTCTCAAATGTGACCTTCCAAATGGTAGATCGAGAACGAATCAAAGTCTACTACAGGGAGCTCAAGAATAAGAGCGTAAAAACCGTCGAGCTTGATCAGTACTGTGACATACCCACTGTTACCAAGGTCCGGGAATCACTCCTTGGAGTCGTATCAGCAAAGGAATTTGTCAAACTTATTAGCGATGGAGATGGCAACCTATCACGAGGCATATTCTTCGAGAACGTGCGCGATTTCCAGGGCATGAATCAGGTAAATCAAGAGATTTACGACACAATTCGGGATGAATGCCGAAGTGATCGATTCTGTCTTCTGAACAACGGAGTGACGATCGTAGCAAGAGATCTATTGAAGACCGGCAAAGTCTTCCGCTTGACGGATTTCCAGATTGTTAACGGGTGCCAAACAAGCAATATTCTCTACTCGGCACGGAATCTCGTATCTGATGCAGTCCACCTTCCCGTGCGAATCATAGTCACGGATGATATTGATGTGATTTCCGAAATCGTGTATGCGAACAACCGGCAGACTACGGTTCTCCAGGAGGCATTTCATTCCCTTACACCGTTTCACAAGGACCTTGAGGAATATTACCGAGCTTGTCGAGGCGAGGACAAGAGGCCTCTCCTCTATTACGAGCGCCGGTCGAAGCAATATAGTGGCCAGGATGTGAGGCCGGTGGACGTAATAACTCCCTCTGCTCAGATAAAATCCTTTATCGCCGTATTCTTGGAGGAACCGCATAGCTGTGACGAATATTATGGACAGAGCCTAAGCAAATTCCAGGGAGCCATGTTCGTTGATGGGCATTCCTTCGCTCCCTACCACACAAGCGCACTCATCTGGAATCTGGTAGAGAAGAAGTACAGGGGAGGAGGGCTGAGGGGGATTCAGAAGAGGTTTCGGCCGCACCTTGCGCTCCTGATCAGAAGAGCTTTGGGAGGCGAGGATCTCCCAAACATGCTCTCTGCGAAGAAGATGGAGGCGTATTGTGCATCTCTTCGCCGAGAGCTTCTTCATCCAGAATCCTTTGAGCCCGCCCTTCGCAGTGCAATTCAATCCGTGAAGAATGCCATAGACTCTGAAGCCTCAGGCTTCAGAAGCTTGCATCAGAAGAAGGCATTCACGAGAGCGCTCTGCGGCTCGGCGCAAGAGCGAGGTCCCAATTCGACGAAAAGTGAGGATGACTCCCATCTGAACGAAGAGAAGGAGTACTTTGAGGATCCGTACCTTCTTTCCGGAAAGGTGGAGCGCTATAATCCCAAGCGCGGGTTTGGGTTCATCCGATCAGAGGGGAACAACAAGCTCTATTTTCATATTTCATCTGTAAATGACAAACCCAGGAGCGGCGAACCCCTTCCAGGGCAACGCGTGTACTTCTATGAGGAGTTCTCAACGCCGCTGAACGTGGCGCGAAAAGTCTCCCGTTCTCCTTGA